Within the Naumovozyma castellii chromosome 1, complete genome genome, the region CGATTTATCACAATTTGATCGTGCTTTCAAGCGTAGGGTAGAAATGTGTTCCGAATATCTGAAACCATTTACTCAGAGGAAAAAaaacttcaagaaattccCAATACCTTCACCTTCAGATGTTTATGATAAACGGACCTGGGAGCTTGACTATCTATTAAGTCCcataaaaataaataaatgcCCACAGACTTCCAGGCTTGAGTCCTTAACTTTATCTCACAATAAATTAGCTCTACCAGAAAACAAAGTAATCAAAGACGAAGAGAAGGCTGATGTTGAATATCCTATGGATCTTTTAATCACTTCTCTCGGCTATGCAGGGATCCCACTAGAAGAGTTCAATGCATTGGGGATTGGTTTTGAAAGGGGACATGTGGCAAACAAGCAGGGACGTGTCTTAACTACAACAAATGATTTATATCCGAAATTATACGCATCGGGTTGGATTAGAAAGGGAAGTCAGGGAGTCATTGCCTCAACAATGGAAGATGCATTTGAGGTAGGTGATAGAGTTATTCAAGATTTATTTGTTCAGCCTTCAACAACAGAATCTTTTGACATCAATCTTGGTAAAATAAGACACACTACATGGGCTGATTGGGAGAGGATAAATAGGCAGGaattaaaaaatggaaaagaagaaggaaagaaaaggaCGAAATTTTTgtcaattgaagatataatGAATAGTATTAAAAGTTGAAAATGTTTAGTCCCATAAAGTTTATAGATTGTGACAtaatattaccattatAGTATTATATGAAAGCAAGGACACTTCGCGTCGCAGCGAGTTTTTCTAAGAACCAATGAACGTCGCGGGAAAACTACTCGTTCATTACGAATTTGGTTTCTCGGGGTATAGAAACAGATTcatcaattcatcaacTATCCCTCTAATACCAGTTTAAAGGGCATAGTATAGAAAGTGAACAACCATTCGCAGCAATGATCTTCAAACGTGCATTGTCAACCCTTATACCTCCTAAAGTTGTGTCAGTGAAACATTTAACTGCTGCTCCCAATGCTAAGAGAATCAATAATGTTGTAGGCTTCTATAAGCTACTTCCACAAGGACCAGCACCAAAGATTAACAATCTATCAGGACCACTTGGAAGATACAAAGCTAAGTACTATGACGGGGAAAATGCATCAGGAAAGCCCCTTTTACATCTAATTGGTGCTATCGTTGTTCTTGGTTATTCTATGGAATACTATTTCCATTTGAGACATCATAAGAATGGTGAGGGTGAACATTGAAGAGATCGTACATCTTCCTATTTTACAAGGCTGATGATAAACTATAATTTTGAGGCTGAAGGGGAAACTTTGATCAATAATTGGCACAATTACACATACAAATACAAATAcgaaatatatattcttctaaaaagaaaattgataaCAAGTTTAAAAAGATGCGTTCGTTTATTTTATATGATTACATATTTGATATAGTATTAGACTTCACTGATGTACATAACTTGGGTCCCTCTTAGAAATACGTCGCTGTTATAAGTCCTTAGGAGACCATTTGATGCATTTTCATAATGTTCGGTAGCACTTGAAAGAGCAACATTCATAAATCCGTCGATTGATTCTAATCTTCCATTATATAGCATTCCGGAGTACAACTTCACGTTTACTGGTTTGCCGATAATATTGGATAAAAATTGTGTTGAGACACTGGTACTTTCTGTTTTAGCGGACATTGCTATATTTTTAATCTTGTGTATTATTTGCCTAGCTTATTGCTGGTGTTGTTTTGCTGTTTCTCGATGTTGTATCTTCAATAAAGATACTTTCATACCGATTATTAGATAGCTTTATTATACATGAAAGAATTCCAAAAGAATTGTTTCCAAATGAAAACAATTTGTTACCCGGACTTTCCGAGACATGGTCAGCGGCTAAGAAATCATATAGTTGACGTTACATAAACACCTAATTTTAACATGTAAGGGAGTTCGTTTATAGTGGTTTATCAAATGTACCACCCTAATGAAATGTCATTTATAGAAGTACCAATAAAAAGCAAAAATTAGCTTTTTTTGTACTGGTGTGGGATTTAGTGTGGTACAACAGTTCTTGCTTATTGAGGGGGACAAATAAGAATACAGGATATCTTTTTATCTAAGATCATTTTTATGAGGGTTTACAAAATTGTTTGGGGTTCATTTTACTATGGATGGCTAACTTATAGTTAAGTGTTCAGTTAGCAAGCAGCAACATTGCAGCATTTCAGCAGACCCTTAAATAAAGAAGGAAGGGTGTGTTAGTAACCAATATTCTTAAAACCATGTTTTAAGCTTTGGTGATACCCtaattattgaatatagTACACCTCTTTCTGATACTAGAAAGGGTCATGTGCCAGTTGAGTTAAGAAGATATGGTTTCTGTACAGAGAGTTACATTAATAGAGTTTTTAATGCAGTACTATTATCATGatacaaatatatatacataatTCGTATGAACCTccaatattcaaatcttcagTATTAGTGGAGGTGAAGAGATCGAACGCCTgctaatgaagaattacaCTAGAAATATAAGTTGTTCCCCTTTCATGATCAGATCTATTCCGTTAACTGTTCGGCCATGATTCATATTATTGGCTTTAACTATTTACATGCTCTagatttaatgaatatcTTTTAGTTCTGGTTGAGAatacattttcaatttcttattGCCCACCCTTAATAGATATTCAATGGTAGTAAAGTCCTTTCTTTGTAGATTTTTATGCTTACCAAATTCAGAATGAATATAATCGATAAAGTGCGGTCTCGTTTCTACCGGTTTTTTCATTGCAGCTCTTATGCATTGTCTATAAAAATGGATTACATCTTGTTGAATGCCCCTAAGTCTTGCCACCATtgttcttttcaataaccaAATATGACCTTATTCTTGGTTTTGTTGCCACAAGAAATGTTTTTTGAATGTCAGCTTGAACAGACTTTTGAACTGCTTGCTAATACTCTTGTGTCCAAAAGACTCCTTTTCAATCGCCTGCGAATTCTCTGTTGTGATCTCCTATGCCGCtaaaaaatttagatttcCTTAACCGCTTTAAAAGATAGAACAAAGAACCCCTACGTACTTACCATCACGATCTACTCAATATACAAGGGAAGGCATAGAAAAAGTCTATACTATTATCTAAGGCAAACATTAAGCTATGTGTTAAATGttgttttgaaaaagattGTTGAAATGCAACCAATTATTGTTGAATGGATGACTTTTTCAGCCTTATCCGTTCATAGCCGTGGATTACCGAAATGGAGAACCTGGGCGGCTATTACGTTCTCATATTCAAGTAGTGATCGGTTATTCACGGAATGATGACCCTGGCATTTTCGATGTTTACAAAACGTCCCAATTGACACCTGATCTATCACGTTCACAACTACCTCCATTTATGTTTCAACAACTATTAAAATGAGTCAAATAATCAGTTTGCTTCTAATTGTTGGACCTTTGCTTGGTTTTTGTCTCTCACTTAGGACTTACAAATATTACTATAACTAGAGAAGTGtttatttaaaagaaaatatatcatttaAAGTAAAATGTTGACAGTTCCACTTTCCCAAGAATTAATAGGTAACTATAATAGTTTCCAACCAAATACTACTACTGCAAGAGATGGTATCCCATTTGGGGAGTATCTATTACAGAGAATCTTAACAGCTGGTAcaaaatcaatatttggGGTCCCAGGTGATTTTAACCTTTCTTTATTGGAATACCTCTATACTCCAAGTTTAATCTCTCAGGGTCTCAGATGGATTGGGACATGTAATGAACTGAATGCTGCCTATGCTGCCGATGGTTATTCTCgttattcaaataaaatgaGTTGTCTAATTACTACTTACGGAGTGGGTGAACTAAGTGCCATGAATGGGGTTGCCGGTGCCTTTGCGGAAGACGTTAAGGTTTTACATATTGTTGGTGTCACTCGTTCAGTTGACTCTCGTTCTGATGACTACCATACACGTAACATACATCATTTAGTACCAAAGTTGAAAGATTCAAACTTTATTGGGCCTAATCATAGAGTCTATTCAGAAATGGTAAGGGATAAATTAGCCTGTTCTGTGGCATATTTAGACAATATTGAGACAGCTTGTGATGAAGTTGATAAAGTCATTTTTGACATctataaatattcaaagcCTGGCTATATCTTTGTTCCCGCTGATTTTTCAGATATGTTGGTTAACCCCTCCAATTTAGTTTCTAATCCGGTAAtcactttggaaaatgCCATCCCTGAGGTTCCATCattggaattggaagaagttACACAACTTTTACTACAATGCATTTATGACAGTAAAACCCCAGCTATTATTGGAGATGTACTGACTGATAGATTTGGATGTGCCCCagaattaaataaattgatcAAGATGACGTCAATgtggaatttttcaacagTTATGGGCAAATCAgttattgatgaatcaaACCCAAAATATATGGGTCTATATAATGGGAATGAAGGTATTTGTTCAGTCACTGAAAGATTTTTACAATGTGATTTGGTTTTACACTTTGGTATTAACGTAAACGAGATTAATAATGGTCATTACActtataaatataatgaaaatgcCAAAATAGTTGAATTACATCCTGAGTATGTCAGATTCTTTGACTTTaagattaatgaagaaaagcTCTTTAAAGGTGTCCATTTTGTTCCtattttgaagagattGTTAGAGAAACTTGAGCCAACAAATTTAAACTTCAACTATCCAACTAACGTAGCACGATTCtctcaagaagaaatttgttTACCACAGGAGTCCTCGTCAGAACTTAAAGTTACGCAAACccatttacaaaataaGATCCCTAGTTACTTTAATGATGGAGACGTTGTGGTTTGTGAAACAGGTTCATTTCAATTTGCACTTCGTGATTTTATCTTTCCTtctcaattgaaatatatatcGCAAggtttttttctttccattGGAATGGCCTTACCTGCCTCAATGGGCGTTGGTATTGCAATGCAAGATTTCCCCAAATCTCATTTAATTGCTAATGGAAAAGAACATTCATATCAGCCAagattaattttatttgaGGGTGATGGTGCAGCTCAAATGACCGTACAAGAATTAACAACTATGCTACGTAACAAGATCccaattgaaattatccttttgaataataatgggtATACGATCGAAAGAGCTATAAAGGGACCAACGAGAAGTTATAATGATATTATGCCTTGGAAATGGACTAAATTATTTGAGGCCTTTGGTGACTTCGATAATAAGTATACCATGAATACATTAGTTGAGACTCGTTCAGAATTGGATCGTATTTTGGAAGACTTGAAGTATAAGAAGAGAGATAATTTAATAGAACTACTAGAAGTTAAATTGGATGTTATGGATTTCCCAAAGCAGTTACAATCTATGGTGGATGCAGCAGCCTTCAAAAGAagtaaaaaataaatacaaTTACCAAACTATATATTATGTAGGTACTAAGTAATTAAACACAAATTATTTTGACGTTGATTAActtaaaatttaaaatggCGGGTGAAAGACAGGtaaccaaatattttatttgcGCCACGGtggtttgaaaaatttcaattcacgaaagaaaaatataaaaggCGGCAACATTTCGGCCATTCCTTTCCTTGTCCgaattttttcttccttcgCTAACAAACAAGACAAATTTAGaattttaatatctttaaaacgaattaataaattcaaattttattCTAAAAAGGACAAAAATCTCATCCCTCACAAATTAGTTGAAATCTTAAACAATGTCTGCAAACTTAGATCAATCCCTAGACGAAATTATCGGTAATAAGAGAGCTAGCAACAGACCTCGTCAAGCCAGCAACCGTGGACGTAACGCCGCTCCAAGAAAGGCTTCCAAGCAAGTTAACACTCAACGTCGTGGGCCAGCTGTCAGAAATCCTTCCGTTAGACAAAGAGTCGTTAGAGCTCCTGTTGCTAGAGTCTCTAAGTTATTAGATTCTCAAAGGGAAGTTAAGGTCAATGTCGAAGGTTTGCCAAGAGATATTAAACAGGATGCTGTTAGAGTATGTTCCAATGtatttgattatttggAGTAAATGATTATCCTCTTAATCTATAGTATGATATCGTGTGGATACGATCGTACTAAATATATTTGGGTTTGCGTTTTTTGAGAGAATGAATGGAAGGGAggaaagaaaggaaaaaagaTAGTATTATTGATATCTTCTTTTATCAGTGACTGGGTCCCGATGTAATATTCGAGCTAAAGACATGACTTCGGGAGAATTCACGTTAGAGCTAATATATTTACTGTGTTGAGCTGTGCTATATTGTATCTGcatattatcaattaacCTACTATTGTAGGTTGAGGTATTTTATGATCCTTTTTATGCTTCGGAGTTATGTTATTGATTAATCGTTTTTGATGGAGCAATTAATTTTGTAATCTTTCATGAGGGATGACGTTAATCAAGATCTATAATATTAGTACCAGATACGATGTGATGTCTATACATCAGCACTTTGACCAAGTTCCAGAATTGACTGTGAACTCAATTTATCTTAGTGAGCATGAATGTCCGGACCTAATGAAACCACCTGTATTagaaatattctttctgAATTACCTATTCCataagaaagaattaatatGAATCAACcattattttgtttctcaATGAATGCTATCTTTACTTtccttcatttttttcattttttcttaGCAAGACCCAGATTATCCTacatttcaaagaaaatgttgaCTAACAAATAtgtattaattttttttttactaTTATAGGAATTTTTTGCTTCTCAAGTCGGTGGTGTCCAAAGAGTTTTATTAAGTTATAATGAAAGAGGTCAATCTACTGGTATGGCCAACATTACTTTCAGAAATGCCCAACAAGCTAAGGTTGCTGTTACTAAATTTAATGGTGCTCCAATTGATGGTGGTAGATCTAGATTAgtattgaatttgattgtTGATCCAAATCAAGCACCAGCTTCCTCATTAGTCGGTAGAATTCAACCTCTACCAACCAAGAAGATTATCACTCCACAAACTAATACAAAGAGAAATCCAAGAGCTCCAAATAAGAAAGCTGCCGCTGTTAAGAACAACCGTAAGcaaaagaaggaaagacCAGCCAAGAAGAGTTTAgaagatttggataaaGAAATGGCTGATTATTTcgaaaagaaataatagGTTCGTGTAACATTTTATGGAGTCCCTGCAGAGAATTTGTATAATATGTTTTGCATTTGATATGTGACATCTATACTGGTTTATCTGTGAATGGGTTCAATTTTGTAGTTTATATAAgttttaatgaatataataattttagTTTTTACATGAAGGgaaatttttcctttgaaAGATCTACATAATAATCTGTAAGAGACGGATTGTGgaattcattattcatttcTCCTTCTATCAAGAAATCCTAATTTGTCGCCCCTCTTCCTTGTAACGGCACTCAATCCACTTGCTTCATACTTACTTTTCCTTGCGGGTACTTTATCCTCTCCATCTTTATGGATAGGAAACCCTGGTTTGACTTGTGCTAGATTTTCATAGTATGATACACTAGGATCCTTATTTTTGAGATCACCCATAGTGCCTggtttatttgaatatattgcCTTTGGTTGAAACTTGGCATCTCTCCTTCGTTTTATTACTACTTTTGCCAAATAAATTGAACCAATCCCAACTCCTGTAATCAAAAGTACATTTTTCCTGTCAAATATCGAAACGATCAATGCATGTTAGTAGACGCAGTCATAatgtatttcttttcttgaagaCATACCCTAGGTTTCTAAAAGGATTCGTTGACATTGCGTTTATTATGTCTAGTTTACTCGTTGACATAAGAAAGTGGTTAATAAAATGTCTTTGGGTTAAACCTTTAAAGCCtccttcattttcaatccCGGAAGGAACTTTAGCGGACACAGAGCGCCCTCCAAAAGAAAGTTGAAGAGATGAGAGCAACCTATATATGTCATTGAGCcttttattatttcaaaaggTAGTGTTCAGGCAAGAAATTTATGATTGGTTTTTTCTTTACTGGTTACCGCTTGATTTGATAAAGACTCAATTTCACGTCAGGATCAgttaaatcaattgaaaagaattcTCGACTTGAAATGTATTGTATATAAACACTAAAACACAACCACTATGGCCTTTTTATTAGAATCTCTAAcgaaattattgaattatcCCAAATAACGGATGTCAACTCACAGATGTCGAATAATACTGAGTGAAAAGAAACGAAGAAGAGAGAATTAATCATTGAATTAAAAATCTATCATTAGTTAAAAATGGTATCTCTATTTACATGCAATATTATTACATCTTTGATAAAGTTTCGTACATATAGAAGACAGTGGCATTAGCAGGAACAGCTCTAATCAAAGTGATTCCTAAACCTCTATAAAACCCTGTTATCCCGTATGTGGTCAATACTTTCTTTACTGCATTTATTAATGTTATATGTTCAGTTTGCATCATTGACTTCACTGTGTCTGCTGGAAAGATACTTGCATTGAACGCTAAACCTGCACTGGCCCCACTAACTAATAATTCCcatgttttattttcagtATCTTTACGTCTATCCTTTAATCCCTGTTTCATTACTTCATAAGTTGCAAACCATGCCACCCCTCCTAAGGATTCTCTGATAAATGTGCTTGATTGACCTTGCCATAATCCTAGTATACCTTTTTCTCTAAGGACATACATTAATGTTGGTATTATTTTGGTATGTTTTATTTGTCCTTCAACAGCTGTCTGCAAATTGGAGACTTGTAACTTACATTTGATTAATTCCACTGGAGTCAGAACAAAACTTGCACATGAACCAGCAAACGCCCCAGAAAGAAGGATATTTGATAATGGTGAAACATTAGtgaatttttccaatacATTGGAACATTGGTtataagaaacaaataatgTAGCATTCTCTAATGCTGCACCAAATAATGGAGATCCTATTCCTTGGAAAAACCCTCTCCATACACCTTCATTGTGGTATGTATATTTGATGCAAGACCATGTTGTGGGGAAAATATGTGATCCTTGTGTTTGCAGTCTAACCTTGACTGTGTCGAATGGATATTCGATAATTTTACCGAATGCACCTGCTATGGACCCATTAACTATATCACTTAATGCATTTTGAACACtacttttttcaattgggTGGTCTATACTTTCACTCATTCTATTATAAAGTCTATAATTTAAAGTTGCTTTTTGTTGTTAGTTTTTCTAAAACTATAATGCTAAGAGTGTCTCAAGTTATATAAGGTTCAGATTAGAACAAGTTCTTGTTGAATATGGAATTTGAAGAGATCTCTGTAAATATCTTTCTCATCTCGAAAAACTGCcgtttgtttctttttcagCATGactttttcaaagattttgaCTCAAACAAACGCTTCTCGAGAAAATCGCGCCCAAGCGCCGAGCAAGCGAatcattttgaaagtttcaGGGCAAAATTGCGCTTGAAGTTAAAGTAATTCAAACCTCTGCTAGTAAACAATAATTATAGTTCCTTTTTTAGCAAACCAAATTAGacttattaaatttttttctattaaattttgttttatatTCGAACTGAAACAATGAAGTTTTGAGATCACGTGATTTGTTCTGAAATTTTCACAGACATGTGAAATTCTCAGAACTAATCGTTAGAAATGAGCaagcaaaaaaaatatgggATCTTGGAAATTTTTTGCGAAGATAGTATTGTactaaattttgaaaagtttcaacGTATTCTACCAATTGTTAGTTACAAAGGAATTAAGGAATAGTCTGCTTATTTTTTGCTTAAATCGATTATTTCATCCGAaaaaccaaagaagaaatgaaatACTTAGCTGCTTACTTATTATTAGTTCAAGGTGGTAACGCTGCCCCATCCGCTGCCGACATCAAGTCTGTTATTGACTCTGTTGGTCTAGAAGTTGATGAAACTAGAATCAACTCCTTGTTGTCTTCTTTGGAAGGTAAGGGTTCTCTAGATGAAATCATTGCTGCTGGTGCTCAAAAGTTCGCTTCCGTTCCAGCTGGTGGTGTCGCTACTGGTGGTGCTGCTGTTGGTGGTGCTTCATCTGGTGCTGCTGGTGCCGCTgctgaagaaaaggaagaagaagctaaGGAAGAATCCGATGATGACATGGGTTTCGGTCTTTTCGATTAAGGGAATTAAacataaataaattttaaatttttatgTCATATTACTTCCTTCATGTTATGTATTTCtatttatcaattattttataAATGTTAATACAAACAATCTACTGAACACCaagaatgaaattgaattgtATAGCTACGTACTTACTGTCACCAGTTTCCAATTGACGCTAATGGCCGTTTTATAGGTtgattatatatatatatttaagaAAGATTAGCAAAATATCTGTTAATGCACTGAGACTAACCTTGGTAGCAAACTGTCACTAAACTCTTTGTCAATACTGGAAAAGTGGCTTGTGATTAACAATTATTACTGAAGTGTTTTGAATAAGCACTTGATTCAAAAAGGAGTTTTTAAAACAGTTTTTGGTTAGTTTAAATCTGGAATTTAGAAGGAATTTAGGTagtaaagaaatattatttattttaaaaaggATGTATTctaaaatatgaaattttgaaaatgatcaaaatttcaatctttAGGTCTAAAGTATAAATAAAAACCTTGTGATTCAAATATTAGTGTAAGAGCTCAACAAAACTCTTCGACCTTTTATTCCCTCATTACAAgtcaaaaatttaaaataaacaTGTTATGTGATAAAAATTAACaagttcaaataatttaagCATGATTTGTAATATCGAGTAAAACGTATaac harbors:
- the NCAS0A11860 gene encoding uncharacterized protein (ancestral locus Anc_5.461); the encoded protein is MSESIDHPIEKSSVQNALSDIVNGSIAGAFGKIIEYPFDTVKVRLQTQGSHIFPTTWSCIKYTYHNEGVWRGFFQGIGSPLFGAALENATLFVSYNQCSNVLEKFTNVSPLSNILLSGAFAGSCASFVLTPVELIKCKLQVSNLQTAVEGQIKHTKIIPTLMYVLREKGILGLWQGQSSTFIRESLGGVAWFATYEVMKQGLKDRRKDTENKTWELLVSGASAGLAFNASIFPADTVKSMMQTEHITLINAVKKVLTTYGITGFYRGLGITLIRAVPANATVFYMYETLSKM
- the COI1 gene encoding Coi1p (ancestral locus Anc_5.459) — its product is MSTNPFRNLGKNVLLITGVGIGSIYLAKVVIKRRRDAKFQPKAIYSNKPGTMGDLKNKDPSVSYYENLAQVKPGFPIHKDGEDKVPARKSKYEASGLSAVTRKRGDKLGFLDRRRNE
- the RPP2B gene encoding ribosomal protein P2 (ancestral locus Anc_5.462), translating into MKYLAAYLLLVQGGNAAPSAADIKSVIDSVGLEVDETRINSLLSSLEGKGSLDEIIAAGAQKFASVPAGGVATGGAAVGGASSGAAGAAAEEKEEEAKEESDDDMGFGLFD
- the LSM6 gene encoding U4/U6-U5 snRNP complex subunit LSM6 (ancestral locus Anc_5.452), which translates into the protein MSAKTESTSVSTQFLSNIIGKPVNVKLYSGMLYNGRLESIDGFMNVALSSATEHYENASNGLLRTYNSDVFLRGTQVMYISEV
- the SDH6 gene encoding Sdh6p (ancestral locus Anc_5.454), with translation MVARLRGIQQDVIHFYRQCIRAAMKKPVETRPHFIDYIHSEFGKHKNLQRKDFTTIEYLLRVGNKKLKMYSQPELKDIH
- the YRA1 gene encoding RNA-binding protein YRA1 (ancestral locus Anc_5.458), which encodes MSANLDQSLDEIIGNKRASNRPRQASNRGRNAAPRKASKQVNTQRRGPAVRNPSVRQRVVRAPVARVSKLLDSQREVKVNVEGLPRDIKQDAVREFFASQVGGVQRVLLSYNERGQSTGMANITFRNAQQAKVAVTKFNGAPIDGGRSRLVLNLIVDPNQAPASSLVGRIQPLPTKKIITPQTNTKRNPRAPNKKAAAVKNNRKQKKERPAKKSLEDLDKEMADYFEKK
- the ATP17 gene encoding F1F0 ATP synthase subunit f (ancestral locus Anc_5.451), coding for MIFKRALSTLIPPKVVSVKHLTAAPNAKRINNVVGFYKLLPQGPAPKINNLSGPLGRYKAKYYDGENASGKPLLHLIGAIVVLGYSMEYYFHLRHHKNGEGEH
- the ARO10 gene encoding phenylpyruvate decarboxylase ARO10 (ancestral locus Anc_5.456); translation: MLTVPLSQELIGNYNSFQPNTTTARDGIPFGEYLLQRILTAGTKSIFGVPGDFNLSLLEYLYTPSLISQGLRWIGTCNELNAAYAADGYSRYSNKMSCLITTYGVGELSAMNGVAGAFAEDVKVLHIVGVTRSVDSRSDDYHTRNIHHLVPKLKDSNFIGPNHRVYSEMVRDKLACSVAYLDNIETACDEVDKVIFDIYKYSKPGYIFVPADFSDMLVNPSNLVSNPVITLENAIPEVPSLELEEVTQLLLQCIYDSKTPAIIGDVLTDRFGCAPELNKLIKMTSMWNFSTVMGKSVIDESNPKYMGLYNGNEGICSVTERFLQCDLVLHFGINVNEINNGHYTYKYNENAKIVELHPEYVRFFDFKINEEKLFKGVHFVPILKRLLEKLEPTNLNFNYPTNVARFSQEEICLPQESSSELKVTQTHLQNKIPSYFNDGDVVVCETGSFQFALRDFIFPSQLKYISQGFFLSIGMALPASMGVGIAMQDFPKSHLIANGKEHSYQPRLILFEGDGAAQMTVQELTTMLRNKIPIEIILLNNNGYTIERAIKGPTRSYNDIMPWKWTKLFEAFGDFDNKYTMNTLVETRSELDRILEDLKYKKRDNLIELLEVKLDVMDFPKQLQSMVDAAAFKRSKK